TTTGCATAAGTCGCTTCATCTACACATTCGGTTTCACTTGTTGGGGCATAGGGAGCAGTTCCCTTTATCGGCCAGTTTGTTTCTGTAATATAGAGCTTGTGATCTGACTTTGGAGAAAGTGTGATCATACTCCCTAAAATGGCAATCTTATCAGAAAGCATAAAGCCTAACTGCAGGTTTTCTGGTGCACCGCGACGATCGACATATAGCAGTGAAGAGACACCGTCATATTTGTAAGGTGTAAAATTAAAGAGTGTATGCACAGTGTAATGGTATTCAAAATCTATTACACCGCTTCCGATAAGTTTAATATCTGGAAATTGTTCTTGCTTTAGTTTATAGGCTATAGTAAAAAATCTGTTGTATTCATCAACCGAGAAAAAGCCCCATTTTGCTCTATTGATAGTTGTCCCTATCTCAAAAATATCGACTAAGTCGTGCAGTTCTGAAAATATATACATGAGATCTTTTTCTAAAAGTTCCAAGTCTTCGATATGTTCTCTGTCTTGAAGTATTTTGAGTGTTATCTGACGACCTTTATTGGCTTCTAAAAATATTTTTAATTCACTAAGGGTCTCAAGTTCCCAAAGTTTGATACGAACTAAAATACTTTCAACATCTAATTCATCAAGAAGCTCAAGTGTTTTTTCACTTTCTCTTTGATAATCAACACCAAGAGTAAAAAAATTTTTTGAATCTATCTCTTTTCTTTTTACAAACGGCATTGCAATAATTGATATAGGTAAAATAATGAGAGCTGTAAAAAGAGTTTTTAACAAAGAGAAAAACTCTTTTTTTCTCATCTTTTTTTTAAAGTTTTTATCGGTAAGTATTGCTGCTTGATCGGAATAATTATCCCACTTAAAAGGTTCTTTCATAAGTGGGATTATATCTTTTTTAAGATAATATAGCATTAAATTAATATGGTTTGCGCAAATGAATATTTTAGTAGTAAGAAACGATAAACTCGGTGACTTTATAACGGCACTTCCCGCAATTTACGTCTTAAAAAATTATGATCGAAAAAACAGGGTTGTAGTTTTAGTAGCTCCTTTAAATAAAGCACTTGCGGAGAGTTGTGATTTTATCGATGAGGTGATTGTAGATGAGAATGATAGTTCTGTTTTTACACTTGCTTCAAAAATAAAAGCAGCTAATATAGACGCTTCAATCACACTTTTTTCAAATACTCGCGTAGCTCTTGCCCAGTTTTTAGCAGGTATAAAAACAAGAATTGCACCAGCAACTAAAATAGCACAGATCTTTTATAATAAAAGAGTAGTACAAAGACGCAGTGAAGTAAAGATGTCAGAGTTTGAATATAATCTGCAACTTACACGTACTCTTTTTTCAGATATCTCACTAGAGTATCCAAAACCACT
This region of Sulfurimonas sp. C5 genomic DNA includes:
- a CDS encoding glycosyl hydrolase, whose amino-acid sequence is MKEPFKWDNYSDQAAILTDKNFKKKMRKKEFFSLLKTLFTALIILPISIIAMPFVKRKEIDSKNFFTLGVDYQRESEKTLELLDELDVESILVRIKLWELETLSELKIFLEANKGRQITLKILQDREHIEDLELLEKDLMYIFSELHDLVDIFEIGTTINRAKWGFFSVDEYNRFFTIAYKLKQEQFPDIKLIGSGVIDFEYHYTVHTLFNFTPYKYDGVSSLLYVDRRGAPENLQLGFMLSDKIAILGSMITLSPKSDHKLYITETNWPIKGTAPYAPTSETECVDEATYANYMLRYYLLAFASQQVDYVSWHQLIAPGYGLIDNRDGLQKREAFETYKFMVKTLKNAQFLRLDIKRSYYILQFLVDEQLLQIHWSLKDTILRNEDYFNVYDKNGKSINDETLKIGASPLYIFITQEVGKKVNCL